In the Gammaproteobacteria bacterium genome, one interval contains:
- a CDS encoding hypothetical protein (Evidence 5 : Unknown function), which produces MKGNRQINPDHTKNRAINTVNLLPRGQVVSLKGFDLIGAFQIIATNGDMEY; this is translated from the coding sequence TTGAAGGGTAATCGCCAAATCAATCCTGATCACACTAAAAATCGTGCGATTAATACGGTGAATCTTTTGCCAAGAGGGCAAGTCGTATCCTTAAAAGGTTTTGATTTGATTGGAGCGTTTCAGATTATCGCAACAAACGGCGACATGGAATACTAG
- the moeB gene encoding Molybdopterin-synthase adenylyltransferase: protein MNEVQYARYRRQILLPALGEIGQQRLINARVLIIGIGGLGSAVAMYLAAAGVGHLTLSDYDQVDLSNLQRQIAHRTADVGRLKVDSARDALLALNPEVEVIVIPHALDGMKLIEVVNHHDLVVDACDNFETRFLLNRACFVTSKPLVSGAAMGFNGQVAVFFHRSVAPCYQCLYPNDETPGETCTHQGILAPLAGIVGSVQATEALKILTGIGQPLIGRLLLLDALTVEWRVLRVLRDPACPTCGHNQLSSSISGAETPGLSHGEEAPSSC, encoded by the coding sequence ATGAATGAAGTTCAATATGCCCGATATCGACGCCAAATTTTGTTACCTGCCCTGGGCGAGATCGGACAACAACGTTTAATCAACGCACGAGTGCTAATCATCGGAATCGGTGGACTGGGGTCTGCGGTAGCCATGTACCTGGCCGCTGCTGGCGTGGGGCATCTCACCCTCTCTGATTACGATCAGGTGGATCTTTCCAATTTGCAGCGTCAAATTGCCCACCGCACCGCAGACGTGGGTCGTCTGAAAGTAGACTCAGCTCGCGATGCGTTGTTGGCCCTCAATCCGGAAGTGGAAGTCATAGTTATTCCTCACGCTTTGGATGGCATGAAATTAATTGAGGTAGTGAACCATCATGACTTGGTAGTGGATGCCTGCGATAACTTCGAAACGCGCTTTTTACTGAATCGTGCTTGCTTCGTTACCAGCAAGCCGTTAGTTTCGGGGGCAGCGATGGGGTTTAACGGTCAGGTTGCGGTATTTTTCCATCGGAGCGTGGCGCCGTGCTATCAATGCCTTTACCCGAATGATGAAACACCAGGCGAAACTTGCACCCACCAAGGAATTCTCGCACCGTTGGCAGGTATCGTGGGCAGTGTGCAAGCAACGGAGGCTCTAAAAATCCTTACGGGAATAGGACAACCCCTTATCGGGCGCCTGTTATTGTTGGATGCACTGACCGTGGAATGGCGTGTTTTACGTGTATTGCGAGATCCAGCGTGCCCTACATGTGGCCATAATCAACTTTCATCCAGCATTTCCGGCGCGGAAACCCCTGGCTTGAGCCATGGTGAGGAAGCGCCGTCCTCCTGTTAG
- a CDS encoding V/A-type H+/Na+-transporting ATPase subunit I, producing MIEPLKKITLVTLDHDRDKTLEHLRDLAIIHLQISHGESPEQAAAASAMEQLQATILNVRELATTSVLVTPDLESVEQFAHRVETILAERQVCVAERDQINLQLAELAPWGDFDLDLIHRSHAAGLHIYLCAGTVPERLSVETVIQIIATNQTTIYFVVISPHPVSVELPEIHLPTKSISELRRVAADLAVQVAQFDIQLAQLGARNATLEAALHGRHERFDFFQARDSLSQDGRLLHLSGYILARREVELRVAADTHGWALRIEEPTDDDQDTPTFLTMPNWLKFAMPLFEFIGILPGYREFDITSWFTGFFIIFFAMIIGDAAYGVIFSTVALIGLSKVSVSQRPALKLILILSQAATIWGVLNGSWFGIEDRSILPSVMRGIPWFQEMRNIQWLCFLLGAIHLSIAHIWKGLVTMNSLTCLAQFGWTLVIWGNFFLASQLVADQPAPEAMFWLYGIGGGLVLCFTAPSRNLLKTIISGIITLINPSGGAISSFGDLLSYIRLFAVGLSGAYVANSFNMMGGMFEGGILGFLVGILIIVFGHTLNMALSSLSVLVHGIRLNTLEFSGHIGVEWGGQPFRAFARRRVSVEASQ from the coding sequence ATGATTGAACCGTTAAAAAAAATTACCCTCGTTACCCTAGATCATGACCGCGATAAAACCCTAGAACACCTACGTGATCTAGCCATCATCCATTTACAGATCAGCCACGGCGAATCTCCTGAGCAGGCCGCCGCCGCGAGTGCAATGGAACAATTACAGGCTACCATTCTTAATGTCCGCGAGCTGGCTACCACGTCCGTCCTCGTTACGCCCGACCTTGAGTCCGTTGAGCAATTCGCCCATCGCGTCGAAACCATCCTCGCCGAACGCCAAGTCTGCGTCGCTGAGCGTGACCAAATCAACCTCCAGCTTGCCGAGCTAGCTCCCTGGGGCGACTTCGATCTTGACCTCATCCACCGTTCGCACGCTGCGGGCTTGCATATTTATCTTTGCGCAGGTACGGTTCCCGAGCGACTTTCCGTCGAAACCGTGATCCAGATCATCGCCACCAACCAGACGACTATTTATTTTGTTGTTATCAGTCCTCATCCCGTCAGTGTTGAACTACCTGAAATTCATCTGCCAACAAAATCCATTTCCGAATTACGCCGTGTTGCTGCCGATCTTGCTGTCCAAGTCGCGCAATTCGATATACAACTCGCACAACTTGGCGCTCGGAATGCTACCCTAGAAGCCGCGCTTCATGGCCGCCATGAACGATTTGATTTTTTTCAGGCCCGGGATAGTCTTTCTCAAGACGGTCGTCTGCTGCATCTCTCAGGCTATATCCTCGCCCGCCGTGAAGTCGAACTACGCGTTGCTGCCGATACCCATGGCTGGGCTTTGCGTATTGAGGAGCCGACTGACGATGATCAGGATACCCCGACATTTCTTACCATGCCGAACTGGCTCAAGTTCGCCATGCCGCTATTTGAGTTCATTGGTATCCTTCCCGGCTATCGAGAATTTGATATTACCTCATGGTTTACAGGATTTTTCATTATTTTCTTTGCCATGATCATTGGTGACGCTGCCTATGGTGTAATTTTTTCGACCGTCGCCCTCATCGGTTTAAGCAAAGTTTCGGTCAGTCAGCGCCCCGCGCTCAAGCTAATTCTCATTCTCAGCCAGGCTGCCACGATTTGGGGCGTACTCAATGGCTCGTGGTTTGGTATTGAGGATCGTTCCATCCTGCCGTCAGTCATGCGCGGCATTCCTTGGTTTCAAGAGATGCGGAATATCCAGTGGCTCTGCTTTCTACTGGGTGCCATCCACCTGAGCATTGCCCATATTTGGAAAGGGTTGGTGACGATGAACTCGCTTACCTGCTTGGCACAGTTCGGTTGGACGCTGGTGATTTGGGGAAATTTTTTTCTTGCATCCCAATTGGTCGCTGACCAGCCTGCTCCGGAAGCAATGTTTTGGCTCTACGGCATTGGCGGTGGGTTAGTGTTATGTTTCACCGCGCCTTCCCGCAACCTGCTCAAGACGATAATTTCTGGCATTATCACCCTGATCAATCCTAGCGGAGGCGCGATTAGTTCGTTTGGCGATCTACTCAGCTACATTCGCCTTTTCGCCGTCGGGCTTTCCGGGGCTTATGTCGCCAACAGCTTCAATATGATGGGTGGAATGTTTGAAGGCGGCATCCTGGGTTTCTTGGTTGGTATACTTATTATTGTATTCGGGCACACGCTGAACATGGCGTTGAGTAGCCTTAGCGTCCTGGTACATGGCATTCGCTTGAACACGCTCGAATTTTCAGGCCATATTGGCGTTGAGTGGGGCGGGCAGCCCTTTCGGGCTTTTGCCCGTCGGCGGGTGTCTGTTGAAGCGAGTCAATGA
- a CDS encoding V-type ATP synthase subunit K encodes MNPETGAALIQAGAISMMALSAVGSGLGAGVAGSAAVGAWKRCYLQKKPAPFQLVVFVGAPLSQTIYGMIIMLLMNGKAQKVIAAAQAAATAAAQNSADAASLLVTAITMAANWPFFFVGGIVAGIGMGISAWMQGVAAAGCCDAFAETNTGFTNNLTILGIIETVALFIMVFSIIMLLSIK; translated from the coding sequence ATGAACCCAGAAACTGGTGCCGCTCTCATTCAAGCCGGAGCTATCTCTATGATGGCGCTGTCCGCCGTTGGATCGGGTCTCGGAGCTGGCGTCGCTGGCTCCGCCGCAGTTGGTGCCTGGAAACGCTGTTATCTTCAAAAAAAACCAGCACCCTTTCAACTCGTAGTTTTTGTTGGCGCGCCTTTGTCGCAGACCATTTACGGCATGATCATTATGCTGTTGATGAACGGCAAGGCGCAAAAGGTCATTGCCGCCGCGCAGGCAGCAGCGACCGCTGCCGCCCAAAACAGCGCCGATGCTGCCTCCCTTTTGGTTACCGCCATCACCATGGCCGCCAATTGGCCGTTCTTTTTTGTGGGTGGCATCGTCGCCGGAATTGGTATGGGCATCTCCGCTTGGATGCAAGGAGTCGCCGCTGCCGGCTGCTGCGACGCTTTTGCCGAGACCAATACCGGTTTCACCAACAACCTCACAATACTTGGCATCATCGAAACTGTCGCGCTCTTCATCATGGTGTTCAGTATTATCATGTTGTTGAGCATTAAATAG